A stretch of DNA from Malus sylvestris chromosome 9, drMalSylv7.2, whole genome shotgun sequence:
ATTCGTCTCAATGGATATGTTAatgcaagaaaataaataacacaaaatgtatcgtggttcaccccaatgtttaagctacgtccacactgatattgtatttctctgtttgtgagaggattgtgagagcttggaatatgagagtgaggctttgctCTGAATCTCAGagcttgaggattgtgagggtgaggaggcccttttatagactaagggctcctcccctttttacatatttgccccttcatttattatataattatatttgagtcccccgagtatttatacgagatctaaatacagaggccctaagtatggtacaaatagtagtcccccaagtcttcagttaagagagtcttttggttggagacttgcaattcagtccatgtgtgggccgaagtaactagatgtcgtttaGAACttatactcgatatgaggcggtgcccaatctaaaatgatgctcaactagaagtagcacatgttgcgaggctgctttgcttgtggcttatgttgctttggttggctcggcttgtggcgttgaaggtgagggagccccttttatagaataaaggctcgctcctcaatacataagtgatgagcTAAGAGTTGATGCTTGCGGTGAGGCGGTtactcagcaggcggcgatactctctaatgatggtgagggagtcccttttataaaataagggttcgttcctcaatatataaataatgggttaactcccccaaatattttttataaagcCCAGTTGTGGAAGATCAATATACGGTACATAGTGTAGTTGAGGCccaattgaggcccaatatatggtacaacgTAAATGGTAGGGAATCGACTAAAACTAGGAGCACCGCGTATTAAGCATGCTCGTCCAATGTGGAGATAACGGCTATAGCAACGACGGTGGATATCGTGGTTCACGTGTTGTCTAAGAATGTGGAACCATAATTTGCTTAAGAATACCTAACTTAAAATAATCCAATTCGACTCAAAATAGCCACCCATTTCGAAATAACACAACAAACGCAGAATCATTTTCGCTTGCAATCTTCCCCTCCCTGTTCCTCCCTGCACAACGCACAAACCTCTTgtctcttcatcttcttcccttcaCCTGTCCCAATGATAATCACAGGtatggattttttttcttaacacaTAGTTTGCTaatttgattcttttttttctacTTCTTTCAAGATTGTTTCGTCAACTTTACACCCATatattttagggttttataTTGGGAtgattctgattttttttttttggcgtcGCTAGAACTCTATCATTCGGATGATTATTTGTCTGATTATTCTTTCCTCGTCCCAATATCATAGCAAAATTCTTAGGAGTTTTTTAAATGGTAGTATATGAATTCCTAGCTCTTGCGGCATGTTGAACTTGGCCAGCAGACTGACCAGTACCTCCTTTCGTTTTATAAAcctgttggaaattatatattatagtataaaatattgtaatatataattttaataattaaatgaaaaatagtgttaaccaatttcttagaaaggttatgttgtttaggtgtattctcttgataagtgatgtatacttatagatgaaaagttacgTCTTCTTAACCAGAAGTACTTGGGTTCTATATAAACTCACGAAACCATTATCATTAATATATAGagaaattagagttaatttttactcttgagaaatagggtttccccactttgtttctctcGTTCTTAGTCAAATTCTGAGTCTTGTCTTGAAAGtacggaatatataaagttcgccagagtccgaagattgaagtgctttgacttcggactatagattgttgaatcctgggaaATGGACGCCTactgaactacaagcacaagagtaggggcaAAATTatgtctttaggacattgcatttatgcaagcctcaatctccaagtttgttagtttttctaattttatctctagttgtttatattaatctcatatataattgatgttaggaatttctttatgattattatcattggaattatattgttattttcatattttctaaaatTGCTCCAACAATCTAAAGACATAAATTTTTTCTCTTGCAATATTAGAGAGTATGAGTCTGAGTACGTAATAGAAGAAGTTAAAATCAATAACATTGAACATAGCCCTAAACGCTAAGTAGAAGAAACTCTGATGTTGCTTTGGAAAATTTGTGGGGCTGGATTTTATGAGCATATTGATgtatattagtttatttgatGTGCTTGAATTCTtgatatatacaataatatcTGTAAGTTGCCACACTAGTGGTAATTGCATTGTGTATATACTGATGTTTTTCGGTTTTCATCTGGCAATTATATGTGTGCTTTCATTGTTTGCATATGTATGTTACAACATATATGCCTTCTTGGCCTGGTTATTCTCACTAAAATGAATCTGCCATTCATATGagactaaaagaaaattaataaatagaTATTTCTACATTTGACAGTGAGAGGGTATTGATGTCTCTGGCCATTTACCGCCATTTACCACCATGTTAAAATTTGAATTGTCATATGGGCTGATGCCCAGAGTGTTTCTTTCaaagaacaaaattaaattatttcatGAGTTACTGATAAGTGACCTGGATATCTCCATGAAAAGATATTCGGTACTTTAACCAATCAGTTTAGTGTGGTTCGTGGTTGGGGGCTGAAATTAGATATGGCTATTCTAAATTTTCTTTGATTATCATGATTGGTTTTGAGATATTTTCAGAGAAAACATGGATATATTGATAATATATGTTACACTGCAATCATGAATCTTTTGTTTCACATATGCGATTCTCATGATTCAATTGCATCATTCATGAATATTTGGCAAGTATGTTTGGCATTGACTTTTCTATTAGAAAGGAGGTGACAGTTAAGGCTAAATGAAATGGCTTGATTCAAAGATTTGCATTATTTGCAAATCTAAAAGGGCAATAATGTGTACCAGTTCGTGGACTGATGCAATGTTTCtttcttgggacaaaggaaaTCAATATTTGATTGGGCACGAGGATGATTAATCAGGTTTTGTTGAGAAAACCCTTATATTCATAAAGATGTCAGTGAAAGCTCTCGATGAAGAATGAGTACCCAAATAAAATGGGGTTGTTCTAAATCTGTATTGAAACAGTTTGGAAAACTCCAGTAGAAGATATGAACCCAACTTCCATGGTATCATAGAATATAAGTGAGTGCagattatttatatttattcatGGATAGAATGGAATACATATGAAggaaatttaatcaaaattaGGTTTAGTCTTTAGTCATGGTCAGTCATGATAAGAACCCAGAAAGTGGATAAATTTGGCTTTGAGAAGCaacgaaaataaaataataaactaaaCTCATTTTAGATGAGTTATCTGTCAACGCCGAAAGACGCTTATTTAATTATGGGGTCAAGGTCCAAGACTTATGTTGAATCAAATTAAAAGACACTAAAAGTGTGGGGAATATTTTGCAATTTTAAGGGTTGCATGTACGATTCACAAATTACATTGTATAGGTTGAGGCCTATAATCAAAAGAAGATAATATTCCTCTAGGGGTTCTAGATCCTTGacaattttgaaataaaagctAAGAAGTGCTTCTCATGGAAAGGCACGATCGTTTCCATCGTAGGGTCATGGATTTGGTTCATTCAAACTGTAACAATTCAGTTACTGGTTATGGAGATGATAGTTCTTTCTTAGACGGTAACCTTTGATAGTTGTGACGGTGCCCTTTTGAATAGCATCATTTTGGCTTCGTTATTTGAGTAGCTGCACGTATCTTTGAGATATGAGATTTGCATAAGAAGAATGGAAAATGTAATTTGCTAATTGAGTGAGATAATCAAAATATCATCTCTTGTCATGAGTTATTGTTTAAGGTATGACAAGGTTAGAGACCTTCTTAcaaataccttaaatgtgggggaAATCTATTTCCTAGTGTTAGCAAATTGTTGAAAAGTCTTAACCTATGTTTTGAGGACTTGACATTGTAAAACAACTATTCTCgtatgaaatataatttcataagatgGATTGTGCACACCATTAAAAATAGTCAACCTAGCAGTGGAAAGGTTagactagagagtaagttgatcatcgaggggaatgagGCTAAAGCTAACATAACTAATGAACCAGCCGAGCGGAATCCTaacttagttgattggagatcccatggtctaagttcaataggcaaaTTGGTTGGGTATGAttcaaataagttaacacactatATACCTCATTCCTACGATGGAAGAAGTGTGTTGTCTGTAGACGTTTTAGGttgtatatttatacttaatgacagtgatatcttataaataagaggaatAAAGCAGACTATTCTTAATCAGTGGTCTCCTATGTGAGAGTAGAAGTGGGTCGCTTCTATAAGAATGagatggctaaattctctaaagctctcataAATCCGGGATttgttcaggaccaaaatgaacacaaccgtatgaaccAGAATATATTAGGATTAGTGATGTGTGTTGCTTATTGTCTCGGTTTAATATtgcggtgaacagttcaagattttATATTCATTGCGTCACCAAGTAAATCCGATAAGTATTCACTATGGTAGGTTCAAATCCAAAAGACACATCTCCCGATGCATCTCTTGTCCACCTAtactctcaaattcttcttgATTTGTCATTCATGCgggggattgttggaaattatatattatagtataaaatattgtaatatataattttaataattgaatgaaaaatagtgttaaccaatttcttataaaggttatgttgtttaggtgtattctcttgataagtgatgtatacttgtagatgaaaagttacatctccTTAACAAGAAGTACTTGGGTTCTATATAAACTCATGAAACCATTATCATTAATATATAGagaaattagagttaatttttactcttgagaaatagggtttccccactttgtttctctcaTTCTTAGTCAAATTctgagtcgtgtcttgagagtataGTATGGAATATATAAAGTTCATCAGaatccgaagattgaagtgctttgacttcggattatagattgttgaatcctgggagatggacgcctactgaactacaagcacaagagtatgggcgaaattctgtctttaggacattgcatttatgcaagcctcaatctctaagtttgttagtttttctaactttatctttagttgtttatattaatctcatatataattgatgttaggaatttctttatgattattatcattggaattatattgttattttcatattttctaatattgcttcAACAAACCCTACATACGTAAAagctttagggttttttttttggttacttttcttccaatttttatgGATCTTTTTGCAGTCAGATGAGATAGATTTGATAATCTTACTAACATGGCAGACAGCGGCCTCCTGGAACGAGAGACGCAACTGGTCCCCTCCGATGATGGCGCCTGTATTTTCAACGATGACATCATCCTTGAGATACTGTCATGGGTTCCAGGGAAGTCTTTACTACGATTTCGGCGGGTATGCAAGTCATGGTGTACCCTAATCTCCGACCCTAACTTTGTTAGAAAACAGCTCTGCCAAGCAGTTAGACACAACACCAACTGGAGGCTGCTAATGTTTACAAGCTGGAGGCATCTCAAGTCCATTGACTACGAATCATTATTGTCACTATTAGCGAAGAACAGGCACGAAAATATTAGTCGTATAGTTGTTCCACGCTGCAGAAAGCACAAATTACCAATAATGCAGCCTGAAAGAAGATTCGTGCAGATTATGGGTTCTAGCAATGGCCTGATCTGTCTTTATATAAACTGTGAGAACGTTTTCTTGTGGAACCCTTGTACTGGAAATTCCAACGAGATACCAAAACCTGCTCCAGCTGAAGTTTTCCTACCTTCATTTTATGGATTCGGTTATGATTCTGCGACTGATGATTACAAAGTCATTTGCCAATGTCTAACTGAACATGGAACCTACGAAGTTTTTCTCTATACGCTGAAAATGGGTTCATGGAGGATTCTTGAAGGTCTCAATGATCGTGAACTGAGGAGGCGAGGTTTGTTGTTCAATGGTGCCCTACATTGGATAGACTATCAACATGGTGAAGATGGGCGAATACGTGCGAAATCAGTAATTGGGCGAGTAGGTGCGAAATCAGTAATCACCTCTTTCGATCTAGCAAAGGAAAAATTTCAGGAGCTAGTGCCGTTACCCAATGTTCTCGAAGATCAATCAATGGGGTATGATGTTGGGGATTATAAATGTTCTAACCTTTTGTGTTTACTTACCAATTTCAGCCTTTGGAATACGGAAATATGGGTGATGATGGAATATGGAGTTGAGGAATCTTGGACCAAACTGATTTTGCTGGAAGATCAAAACCTGTCACATACAGTGTACGTTTCACAGGATGATAAAATTTTCATACAGTCAACACAGGGTGGATTAAAACTATATGATATAAAGGAAAACAGATATAGAAGTGCTCTTAAACCTAAAGAGTCTCTGTCGCTTGACTTAGCTATGTATGTAGAGACTTTAATTTCACCGGTAACTGGGAAGTAGTGAAAACATCCAAACTCAGGTTGCGAGGCTTTCGTTCGCTCCTTTCTTAGGATTAATGTAACTTTATTTTCATTCGAAACATCATATTGACATGGTAAGATTATGTAATACTCGTTCATATATTCAGTATtctttttgagaaatgaaaacgAAGCAGAAAGAAGTTGTAGATGATGCAAGCAAATCCACAATGGGCAACGTACGACATACATGTTACTGATGGATAAGCAACAACTATGGAGTCCTCGTTTAAACTGATAGCTAGGCAACGAAAAGAAGTCGATGATTATGGAATGTACAACAATTTGAGAGTCGTTCCCTAAAATAATCCACATTGAGAGCAAAAGTTGTTGCACATGTCTATCTGCAACAACTTGTCAAAGTTTTTGCATAAAACTATCCCCCTAGACAACAAAGCTAACGACCCTGGCAACGACGTCTGTAACATTTAACGGGCTCACGTTTGTCTAGTTTTAGAGCTGTTGACATGacttgaaggttttttttacATCTTTGTAAATATATTTGGCTGCTGAAGGTTATAGGATCTAATTCTTTGTCCAGAAAGTCAATTTCCCCGTGTTTTCACACAAAAgtaaagaataaaaataaaataaaacgtgGGGTGCATGAAAAGAGTGTGGGATGAGACTATTACGGGAAAGTATCTAGAGTGTATTAggataaattttaaaagaaaaacaaaatatgggGTGTTTTCAACTTAGGGTGTTAATACAACAACCAAAAAAATATCTACCTGGGTGTATTGAGTTGGAATTTTAatagattttaaaggatttataGAGATTACATGTAAGACTTTTGAtgaagtttaattgatttatagAGATTCCATGTAaggttttgattcaattctctcGAAATCTCAGGGGGAAGTGAGATTTgtgaatgcttaaaatacactataaaatgggtaatgctagggaaactaaatttgtaaactaaattttggaaactaaatgacatgaaaattgatgattagtttattacttaagcgttgataaacgtgctcattcctATTTGTGATACATCacttagtttgcaaattttgtctccATAGCATTACCCCTATAAAATATCTTTAATTCACTCAAATACCTCaactttttaaaattctttaaaatcaattcttaattgaatacaccgaGATTTCTAACCATTTTaatgggagcatttttgctcaccaccataagctatggtgtatgctcaccatacatttaatcaattgacacatgtcatttcacttaactctagttaactttcacattaaatgttagtttttcaattttgaaaaaaaattaaccaagattaagtgaaatgacacgtgtcaattgattaggtgtatgATGAGTatacaccatagtttatggtggtgaaAAAAAATGCTCCccattttaataaactatcataaaaatcttgattgaaaacaccataaatttagaaaatcatttaaaatcctAACCTAgatttttgttgttgtcaaaAGATAGACTTTATTTatgaatgttaaataaaaactCAAGGCCAATCTCGTCCCAAATAAACGAACCACCATGTTTGGCAGTAACGAAGCAACCATGTGAGAAACCAGGTTGCTATCCTGTGACACAAACTCGAACTTGACATCACCAACATGCTTCACCAAAGAATCAATATCAAACAAAAGACATTCCAAATCAGCATCCATTTCAATCTCATTGTTAATCATTTGCATCAGCACCTGGGCATCTTATTCAATCTCCAACTTCAAGAATCCTTCATTTTTTGCATAACACAAGCGCCGCGCGACTTCTGCCAAGATTGCCGAATTAAAAGGCCTCTTCCCCACCCTTCTTACTCTTCGCAAACACCCTACAAAATCCTGAATTACCCACATATAACCTCCCAGCCCCGTTTTCGAGTTCCACGATCCAtcacaatttattttcaaaGTACCGAATCTCGGGTTCCTCCACACTTCAATCGCCCCACCTTCCTCCCGCACCTCATTCTTGTACGACTTAACCAAGGAATCCCGCACATCTTCTCAATTACCCTATGCTCACCCACATTGCCTCCTCCAGACCTCAATTGCCTCCATCAGATTCCATGCTTTCCCATTAAACACCATGTCATTTCTGCA
This window harbors:
- the LOC126634270 gene encoding F-box/kelch-repeat protein At3g06240-like isoform X1, with amino-acid sequence MIITDSGLLERETQLVPSDDGACIFNDDIILEILSWVPGKSLLRFRRVCKSWCTLISDPNFVRKQLCQAVRHNTNWRLLMFTSWRHLKSIDYESLLSLLAKNRHENISRIVVPRCRKHKLPIMQPERRFVQIMGSSNGLICLYINCENVFLWNPCTGNSNEIPKPAPAEVFLPSFYGFGYDSATDDYKVICQCLTEHGTYEVFLYTLKMGSWRILEGLNDRELRRRGLLFNGALHWIDYQHGEDGRIRAKSVIGRVGAKSVITSFDLAKEKFQELVPLPNVLEDQSMGYDVGDYKCSNLLCLLTNFSLWNTEIWVMMEYGVEESWTKLILLEDQNLSHTVYVSQDDKIFIQSTQGGLKLYDIKENRYRSALKPKESLSLDLAMYVETLISPVTGK
- the LOC126634270 gene encoding F-box/kelch-repeat protein At3g06240-like isoform X2 codes for the protein MADSGLLERETQLVPSDDGACIFNDDIILEILSWVPGKSLLRFRRVCKSWCTLISDPNFVRKQLCQAVRHNTNWRLLMFTSWRHLKSIDYESLLSLLAKNRHENISRIVVPRCRKHKLPIMQPERRFVQIMGSSNGLICLYINCENVFLWNPCTGNSNEIPKPAPAEVFLPSFYGFGYDSATDDYKVICQCLTEHGTYEVFLYTLKMGSWRILEGLNDRELRRRGLLFNGALHWIDYQHGEDGRIRAKSVIGRVGAKSVITSFDLAKEKFQELVPLPNVLEDQSMGYDVGDYKCSNLLCLLTNFSLWNTEIWVMMEYGVEESWTKLILLEDQNLSHTVYVSQDDKIFIQSTQGGLKLYDIKENRYRSALKPKESLSLDLAMYVETLISPVTGK